The stretch of DNA CTACTTGTCGTGAACCCTTTCTTTTAAGGTTTAGTGCCTTATTCGCTGAGCTAACTGATCAAATTGTGCCTGTGGGGTTAATTTATCATCCTTATTTTTTTCACTCGACAACGGCTCGAGGGTGGAAGGCTATGGATTTAATGTTCTATTGCATGAACCCTACAACCCTCTATGAGGTAACATTTTTAGACAAGCTGGAAGCTAAAGATATTCGTGGTAAAACTCCGTACGAAGTCGCTAATTATGTTCAATCTTTATTGGGTAACGCATTGGGGTTTCAATGTACGGACTACACACGGAAGGATAAATATAGAATGTTAGCCGAGAATGATGGAATTGTTCCATCGCCAAGTACTACGAATTCTTGGTGGTTTGCTCTAAGGAAGTTCGTAAGGCATTGGAGTTTTCGACCGTGATATTTCTTATACTTTGTAcgcattttattaattttatacTCTCTCCGTTCCACTTTTATTGTCCATTTTTTCTTCAAATTATTTTATCTAGATTTTTAAGACCACCATGACCGTTAAGCGATATTATATAgaaactcattatccaaaatcaATTGAACCCCATCTGGATTGTTTCACAGGTAAGACACGTACGAAGTATTAAACCGTGTCGTATCACGACCTTAAGAATCATATGTTGATAGAATTTGCAAAActttatcttgaatgcaattttgCTAACCCTTAGGCGTCACACGGTTAGAATATAAAACCGATCTTGGAACTTCAACCATTAACTTATTCATGATATGGTATCAAAGCCAGTGTGATCAAAAGGTCACAGGTTCGAATCTCACCCTCTCAATTCCAAAGTGGAATATTAGCACCAGGTATGGGGAGGCGTGCAGTTGCATCCACAATTTAAGCCCAAAGAACATTCGTGTAAGGGGACGTGTTAGAGTATAAAACCGATCTTAGGACTCCAACCATCAACTTAAACTAAGCTTTGGTTTCATGACATGACACGCACGTTAATTACGCTTGAAGAATGTAGTGCTTCTATTTAATAAATATTTCTTTCATCCAATCATTTGTCCACCTTTGATTGAAATATCAAAGTAAATAGATGATTAAGGGGTCTTTTGCCAAATTAGCCATTTGCTCCAaactatttaccaaaataatcaATACAAAATTATATTTTTCAAAATAACCATATTAAATTGTTGACCAAATCAAGCcacataattaacaaaaaaacCCATATAGAACCCAACCTTTATATTCATATATTACTAAGTTAACATGGTCATTTTGGGAACATATGGTATTTTGGTATATATTTTAGATTGAATGGCTATTTTGACAAAAGACCCATGATTAAGACGTAGTAATTCAGATAGTATGAAGAGTAATTCAGATAGTATAAAGGCTTCTTTCATGAGGTAAACAAATCACAGGTGGAGAACAAGAGTTAGATCAAATGGTAAGAGCTTTTTTATCCCAGCCATAAAGTTGGAGGTTCAATTCTCACCCACGACATAATACGCTCATTGCCAAAAAGAAGTGAACTAGTAGTATACTTCGTATTAATGTAAAGATTACATAGGAACATCAATAGGAAAAGAATCAATTTCATCCATCCATGGATTTTTCTCTTGGGTAGGATTCACATTCCTTAAAGCTCTCCAAACAACACTATTACACTTAAAACCCGACCCGAATGCAATCTGCCATATCCGGTCACCCTTCTTAATTCGCCCTTTTGATTCGGTATACGCAAGCTCATACCAAATCGAAGTGCTCGACGTGTTGCCAAATCGATACAACGTCATCCTCGAAGGCTCCATATCCCAATCTGTGAGCCCCAAATTCTTCTGGACTCCATCTAATACACCTCTGCCACCAGCATGAACACAAAAATGCTCAAATGCTAATTTAAAATTCGGAATATACGACTTTACCCTCGACGTTTTGAATACTTTTTTTATTACCAAAGTTCCGAAAAACATCAATTTTTCCGACAAAGGTAATACCAATGGGCCTAAGACGGTCATATTCGCTTTAAGAGCACTCCCAGCTACACCAATTAAATCCTTAGACAAACGTATCCCTACCTTCCCTTGAGAATCTTCCCTCAGAGAGGCACAATCGAAGGCCTCATCGTGGGCCCCTTTGTGGGCCCTTACCGTGTGGGCCAAGTCATACTTGGCCCACCTTTTATCGGACCTCTTGCTCGAAAGCAGGATTGCAGCTGCACCAATTCGAAACACACAATTGGAAACTAACATTGACCTCTCATTCCCAAAGTACCAGTTGGTGGACCCCGCCTCGACACTGACAACCAACGCGTACGAGTTCTTGTGAACCCGTAACAGATCCTTCGCAAGATCGATTGATATTACTCCAGCACTACAACCCATTCCACTAAGATTGTAACTCATAATGTTGCTTCTTAGCTTGTACTTGTTCACTATTTGGGCCGATAAAGACGGAGTTGGGCTATAAAGCCCACAATTTAGAACCAATATCCCGAGCTTTTTTGGGTTAATATCGATTTTAGCAAAAAGATCGTCGATAGCCCCAAACATAAGAACCTCGATTTCTTTCCTCGACTCCGTAAAGGAAGGATTACAAGGAATGCGTAAGAGCGACTCGGGTAAGTATGTGTTATCACCGAGTCCTGATCGATCTAGAACCTTTTTTTGAAACTCGAGGCTCTCGTTCGAGAATGTGCCCCAAGATTGAGATAATTCCATTAGGGTTTTCTTTGAACATTTGCAAGTGTTGTCGGGTTTGTAACATGAAAAGTCTAGTAGATAAACAGGGTAAGGTTGAGTTTGGAAATAGAGGATTGCTAATAAAATAAGGATGATCAAGGTAGTGATCAACCATTTCGAGTCGAATCGAAGATGTTGGAAATGGAAGTAGGAATTATCGATTGACATGGTGATGATAAGGATTAGGAATAAATAAGTGGTGGTTGATTTTATTTTGTATAGTATGGCCATTGTAACTCTTGTTGTCTGAAATCACAAATCTGAAATCAAATACAGAGTAAGAATGTTAAATGTCTATTTATACAACACAATTCAAATAAACCATTTAAAATTTTACGGAAAATTCACATGGTATCCTGGAGATTTGACACTTTGCGCGAAATATCTAATTTTTCAACTGGAAAACTTTAAGTAACCATATTTTGTGTTTCAGTTAGTAGACTATACCACCTGGTGGTGTAGAATCCGAGCTTTATAAATAAAGAATTCGAGTTATATCATAAAGTTTCTGAACTGACCTAGTTAGACATAAAAATAATAAACCTTAAAAAAACTCAGAAAAAGTTACACTTAAATTCAGTTAGATGTGGGTTGGTTGTACGATGCTATTGTACCACTGGAGGTATAATGATATTTGAGTTTGTGTTTACGAGTTCAGGAAATGACGATTCTTTTTTTTCAAACCTAAAGTATTAATCTGTTGTAGCAAAATAAAGACGGAGTACAACAAAATTGTTGGTGAAAAATAAATGAGTGCAAAACCTGAAAGTTTCGAGCCGGAAAGAAATTGGTTTCAACTTTCAATACTTGCATCAACAGAATTGGTGCGGACCAAAATAAAAGTTGCAGGTTATTATAGGAATGCTGATTTATGGGAGCATAAACTTACTTTAAATAAAGGAAGTAGCTCCTCCGTCTCGGTTATTTGTTTATTGTTGAtttgtcacaatgactaatttgGAAAGAGGCGAGAGTCAATTATTAAATAACAAGATCGAATTGGATGTAGAAAATCAAATTACTTATCAACAGTATTTTTAAAATTAAAAGACAAATAATAGACCGAGacatcaaaaaataaaataaagaaataaccGAAATGGATCGAGTAATTATTAGGAGTGGCAAAGTTGTGAGAATTACGTGACAAACTCTCCGAATATTGATTGCAACCAGCACGTCGTTTGTGGATTAGGAGGATTTATCATTTTTTTTAGAAGAGAGAGTCAATACACTATTTTTTAGGGCTTGTTTGGTTGCCCCTTATAAATTATGGGAGTTGAAAAATCTCATAAATTACAAAATTGGAATTTGTTTGGTTGCCTTTTTTCACCATAATATAGGCATTTCATTTTCCAATGAGTTTTCAAATTCAACTCCTCCACAATGGAAGAGTTGTGGAGGAGTTGGATTACCTAGGTCCCTCTAGGTAATTGTAAACTTCGGTGTAATTGAATTGCTACATCGTCAACCAAACGAATTTTGGTAATTCACATGAATTTCTCGTGGGAGTTTAATTTTCATGAATTcgatttatcattttttttttagaaGAGAGAGTCAATACACGTATTTTTTAGGGCTTGTTTGGTTGCCCCTTATAAATTATAGGAGTTGGAAAATCCCATAAATTACAAAATTGGAACTTATTTGGTTGTCTTTTTTCGCTTATATGCCTTCATTTCATTTTCCAATGAGAGTTCAAATTCAACTCCTCCACAATGGAAAAGTTGTGGAGGAGTTGGATTACCTAGGTCCCTCTAAGTAATTGTAAACTTCGGTGTAATTGAATTGCTACATCGTCAACCAAACGAATTTTGGTAATTCACATGAATTTCTCGTGGGAGTTTAATTTTCATGAATTCTATTTTTCGGTAAAATTGTATTCCAACGGGCAACCAAACAACGAGGCCTTAGGATGTCATATATGCAAGTGGTGGCTGATTTAGGAGGATTTGAGAGATGCACAAATAATAttctacaaccagttgtatagcaGCATTGTACAACCGTCTTAAAGTTGTTAAGCTCTtacacaaagttattgagctattttataagttattgagctattttacgaagttattgagcttaataattattctgttaagctcaataactttataTCATAGCTCAataattttgttagtagagctcaataactttataacaaagctcaacCATATTGAATAAGTtatatatacaaccagttgtataatacattaactgggaTAGATGGGGATTTGATTTATGTAAAATCGAAAAGCTATTTCCCAATCGAATTAAGGATCAAGACTCAAGCCATATTTTTCTCCTTTTAAGTGGCTTTAGGAGGAGTGGATGGATGAGAGTGCGTAAAATTTTTTAACAATGAAAATATCGAAttttacgattttttttttttgtttagttggacaaaatgtatggtaATATGGTATTGGATAAAAATTGTTCAATATAAGGATTAAacgagaaaaaggattacgcatctgaggtagtacctcagagGCTCAGcccttgtagtttttgagcatatacacattttttctgagcatattaccatttataaatatagtttttgagcaatattatatttttttagtgtaatgttttaattaatgtgctcaaaaactttatactaaagcagaactcaaaaattttaaaataaaactcagaaaataaacaataagaggtactatCTCAGATGTATAATCTATAAACTGAGATTAAACTCATAACCTCTAACTATGAAATAATATTAACAACCAATAGACTCACATAATTTATGTTTTTTTCACAAAACAAACTAGTTTAGTTTCCCGAGAAAATCACGGGACTTCTCTAACTCTTCATTAATAAAGTTTCCTCGCATAATTTGTTTTTTAATACCTTTTGTAGTAGCTTGATATTCACATCATTCTTTTTAGTAgtgttttttttgttattgtaacCCATGTTATTTTgttattctcattctcattacttttgtaaccaaataatatcattTTTGTTCGACATCAAAATGATATTTTGTTAGTCTAGCTTTATTAAAATGatgatactccgtattaattGGAAAAATAATATGTAATATTAAACATAGTTTATAtatttcaattttttattttagtttgaaaaTAATGATGATATTTAAGATTTAAAATATTTTTCACTCATTTTCTCTTAACTGTTGCAacgtttaatcaaataaaaacaattaaaatgaGGTGGGTAAATAGATAAAGCAACATTCATTATCACATTGGAAATTCAAAGTAAAAAATATATGCTACTCATTTATATCCTTTTTTTTGCGAATAAAATATAAGTAATTATATTAAGAGAATTAACATAAACAGATTATCGAAAATCGTTGGGTATATACAACATATTTTTGCTATCTTAATTATCAAAGCAACAATAAGAAAACAAAATCAAATGCATTATATCTCATTAGTATTCAAATCACAAGGAAAATATAGATTAACCTTTTTAACCAAGTTAATTAAATATATAGAGAATACTATAGTTACACTAAACATGTCTTAGTCATATTTGTAATTTGTTGTTAATATTAATCTAATAAATTCACTACACATTAACAATGGTGAATATATTAATACATCCGCAAAACAATCTATCACTGTTAAAAATGTGAgattaaaaaattaaagttacaatttaGTGAAGCTAGGATTTCCTTCATCAATTTTGACCACCATTCTCCGATGGTTATATTCAATCATCGACGATCTCAAGTGTCTTCATAAACATTCGACAATGCCTAAAACAAACTATATAATATAGTACGTGTCGAATTCTCCACTTTTCTTCTACTTCTCTCATATACCTTCATTTCTTATCATTTGATTCTTACTCACCACAAAGTAAAGATAAGAGAAGTGTTGAGAAATCTTGAAATAATTAGGTGAAAATAAACGAattttttcattaatttgttttttcTAAAAATGTGCTAAAATTTTTATCAATTCATTTTCTTTTATAGGTGAAATTTTTTCAAAACGGTAGAATATAAAAAGATTAGCAGTAAATTATGATTATTAAGTGGAATAATGCTTGGTAAATGAAAGTTTAAATAAGATAAGTAATTAGTCTATTGATTAATACCATGccttttcattttctatttttactttttaaaaaaaaaaaatttaaaaaaattgatCTAACATGTAAATGTAGTGCACCACGTGTCATTCTAATAACTACTCATCTAGGCTTGTTATATTATTGTATAAAATTGTAATTATTTATGGAAAAAGGGATGTAGATGCACCACACTAGACCTCTGTCAAAAACGCCCCAAGCTTCCAACTCTTTCGAGGGGATTATTCACATGATTAATAAGAACTAGTTTAGATTCTGtgcaatgaatgcgcggtatttatagagtgtttatttttatattacttaatcatgctaaaTTTACACCTCatcaatttttcatatttcacgtcattatattttggtatgaggaaaaaaaattgaactgtaaactgagtaaaattgaactgtaCAATAATAGTGgtatttcatttattgttcatttttatccttattgtattttgttttgagcaaaaaataatataaaatagaaaattaatctaagagaattgagtaatgtgttgaaatgtatttttaaaaaatattttttataccacaaagctaatgattccaatttattaattctctcaattttttttcTATGAAAGTAATTAAAACCatttataattttgtttatacatagtataaATAGTATGAGTcgagtcattctcaaataataatatcaatacaAGATTTAATAGTTTATAGTCTTATAGGAGTATTATTTATAGTTTAATCAAAATATTGCTCTGTATAGCTTAgtatttagtgaaaattatataatttgatgaaaagattaattttaatgaaaataattatataatgaaatacattataattattaatttccttatttagagaatacaattaaattatcaaaaatttccttatttaaaaagatgcttttCGGAGAAAAAATTTGTGAGTttacctaatttttttttttttttttttttttttttttttgcggggaAACCCCCGTAGGGGTTATATCATATTATTAATATCGTTGGAAATAGCATCGACAATGTGTTGAGGAGCCTCATCAGACCAGAACCGCCTCCCCACACTCCACGGACTCGAATGAGCTACCAAATGAGCCACACAATTCGACTCTCGTCTAACAAAAGAGAAAACAACCGAAATAAAACTATTACATAAAAAGAAAATATCATCATAAATGCGAAAAATATCCGCCCTTCCCTTCTTCTTGTCCTGAAGGTCCTTGATAACTGATAAGCAGTCGCTCTCCACAATGATTCGCGTGTGTCCCATACGCCTCGCCTCCTTCATTCCAAGAAAAATGGCCTCTACTTCCGCCCTCTTCACGTCATGAATTGTGCGCTCCTGCATCGTCACAGCCCAACCAAAAGTACCACCGTGAGTCCTAGCCACCGCACCCAGGCCCGTTCCCACACCCTCCATCACCCCTGCATCCGTGTTAATTTTCACCACTCCCTCCTCCGGTCCTCTCCAACTCCCACTATCAGTACTCCCTCCTTCCCGACTGTCCAACCCAACATCGAGCTCCACATTCCTTCCTTTCCTGTAACAACCCGCAGTCACCCCTATTTCACTCCTCCCTCCCAGCACTTCTTGCAACTCCCTCATCATATCTTGTACTCTCCTTATTACCACCTCACAAAACCGTCCACTCTCCTCAAAAATAGCTGCATTCCTTGTCTCCCAAATCGCCCAACAAGTAAGCATAAATACCATCCTCTCCTCCTCACCCCCCTCCCTCAACGCTCcctccacccactccctcaccctcTCAACCCAAACCTCCACCTGCTCATTCAACCCAACCCCTTCCCATACCCCTGCCACCCAACCACACCCCTTAAAGATATGGAGACAAGTCTCCGAATTGAAAGAGCAAAACGGGCACTCCTCATCTCTTAAGTCTAGCCTGCGCGCTATATTATGTCTCGTCGGTAGCGCATCATGACACATCTGCCATATAAAAATTTTAACACGAGGAATAACCGGTGTCCTCCAAATCACATTCCACAACCATTTGCTCCTCGTCCATTCCGACTGCTCAGCTGTTACCTCCCTTCCCGTGAGTAGGTGATAGGCAGTTTTGACGGAATATTGGCCATCCCTTGTATGGTCCCAACAACAGTCATCCACGGCCTGGGCATAGCAAATGCGGATGGCTTTAATACGATCCTGTTCAAAAGGCAGGAACATCGTTTGTAAGAGCTCGTTATCCCAACCAGTCCGGTCATTAGTCATCAAGTTCGCTACTTTCATAGA from Silene latifolia isolate original U9 population chromosome 10, ASM4854445v1, whole genome shotgun sequence encodes:
- the LOC141607497 gene encoding 3-ketoacyl-CoA synthase 11-like produces the protein MAILYKIKSTTTYLFLILIITMSIDNSYFHFQHLRFDSKWLITTLIILILLAILYFQTQPYPVYLLDFSCYKPDNTCKCSKKTLMELSQSWGTFSNESLEFQKKVLDRSGLGDNTYLPESLLRIPCNPSFTESRKEIEVLMFGAIDDLFAKIDINPKKLGILVLNCGLYSPTPSLSAQIVNKYKLRSNIMSYNLSGMGCSAGVISIDLAKDLLRVHKNSYALVVSVEAGSTNWYFGNERSMLVSNCVFRIGAAAILLSSKRSDKRWAKYDLAHTVRAHKGAHDEAFDCASLREDSQGKVGIRLSKDLIGVAGSALKANMTVLGPLVLPLSEKLMFFGTLVIKKVFKTSRVKSYIPNFKLAFEHFCVHAGGRGVLDGVQKNLGLTDWDMEPSRMTLYRFGNTSSTSIWYELAYTESKGRIKKGDRIWQIAFGSGFKCNSVVWRALRNVNPTQEKNPWMDEIDSFPIDVPM